The following proteins come from a genomic window of Notamacropus eugenii isolate mMacEug1 chromosome X, mMacEug1.pri_v2, whole genome shotgun sequence:
- the BRS3 gene encoding bombesin receptor subtype-3 isoform X2, producing the protein MSQGQLNSPNQTFHLITNDTAPSSSSIFNDTTDMAKTEDTSLGSRILCTIFLTYSVIISVGLLGNAVLIKVFFKIKSMQTVPNIFITSLAFGDLLLLITCVPVDATQYIADTWLFGRLGCKLLSFIQLTSVGVSVFTLTILSADRYKAIVKPLELPASDAFLKTCGKVGCIWILAMVLAIPEAVFSDLYPFYNPEKNESFEACAPYPVSEKNRQEAHSLLCFLVFYIIPLSVISVYYVLIAKALYKSTVEIPAEEQEHARKQIESRKRVAKTVLVLVGFFAICWLPNHILYLYRSFNYRSSIDSSTLHLMATIFSRALAFSNSCVNPFALYWLSKTFRQHFKTQIFCFKYKCPRRSTVTRNLTTGLASATGSTQVSEISVFCLQMEQRGEETEKGGGQREGFS; encoded by the exons ATGTCTCAAGGACAGCTCAATTCACCTAACCAGACTTTCCATTTGATCACAAATGATACAGCACCATCATCATCTAGTATTTTTAATGATACTACGGATATGGCAAAGACTGAAGACACATCTCTAGGATCACGAATCCTGTGCACTATTTTTTTGACTTATTCCGTGATCATTTCGGTAGGTCTCCTTGGAAATGCTGTTCTCATCAAAGTCTTTTTCAAGATCAAGTCCATGCAAACAGTTCCAAACATTTTTATCACCAGTTTGGCTTTTGGAGATCTTTTGCTTCTAATAACATGTGTGCCAGTGGACGCGACCCAGTATATTGCGGATACCTGGTTATTTGGAAGACTCGGTTGCAAGCTTCTCTCTTTCATCCAGCTCACTTCAGTCGGCGTGTCGGTGTTCACACTAACTATTCTCAGTGCTGACAG ATACAAGGCAATAGTGAAGCCCCTGGAACTGCCAGCCTCGGATGCCTTCTTGAAGACCTGTGGGAAAGTTGGCTGTATCTGGATCCTCGCCATGGTTCTTGCTATCCCGGAGGCTGTATTCTCAGATTTATATCCTTTCTATAATCCTGAAAAAAATGAGTCTTTTGAAGCCTGCGCTCCTTATCCTGTTTCTGAAAAGAACAGGCAAGAGGCTCACTCTCTCCTATGCTTCTTGGTCTTCTACATTATTCCCCTTTCTGTCATTTCTGTCTACTATGTTCTGATTGCCAAAGCTCTTTACAAAAGCACCGTCGAAATACCCGCCGAAGAGCAAGAACATGCCCGCAAGCAG ATTGAATCCCGCAAGAGAGTTGCCAAGACGGTGCTGGTGCTGGTAGGGTTCTTTGCTATCTGCTGGCTGCCTAATCATATCCTTTACCTCTATCGGTCCTTCAATTACCGTTCTTCCATTGATTCCTCTACCCTTCATCTTATGGCCACCATTTTCTCTCGGGCTCTGGCTTTCAGCAATTCCTGTGTAAACCCCTTTGCTCTCTACTGGCTGAGCAAAACTTTCCGGCAGCATTTTAAAACACAAATCTTTTGTTTCAAATACAAATGTCCCAGGCGTTCGACTGTCACCAGGAATCTGACCACAGGTCTTGCTTCAGCTACTGGGAGCACCCAGGTCTCTGAGATTA GTGTGTTTTGCTTACAAATGgaacagagaggggaagaaactgagaaaggagGGGGGCAGAGAGAAGGATTTTCCTGA
- the BRS3 gene encoding bombesin receptor subtype-3 isoform X1, translating into MSQGQLNSPNQTFHLITNDTAPSSSSIFNDTTDMAKTEDTSLGSRILCTIFLTYSVIISVGLLGNAVLIKVFFKIKSMQTVPNIFITSLAFGDLLLLITCVPVDATQYIADTWLFGRLGCKLLSFIQLTSVGVSVFTLTILSADRYKAIVKPLELPASDAFLKTCGKVGCIWILAMVLAIPEAVFSDLYPFYNPEKNESFEACAPYPVSEKNRQEAHSLLCFLVFYIIPLSVISVYYVLIAKALYKSTVEIPAEEQEHARKQIESRKRVAKTVLVLVGFFAICWLPNHILYLYRSFNYRSSIDSSTLHLMATIFSRALAFSNSCVNPFALYWLSKTFRQHFKTQIFCFKYKCPRRSTVTRNLTTGLASATGSTQVCFAYKWNREGKKLRKEGGREKDFPEASIF; encoded by the exons ATGTCTCAAGGACAGCTCAATTCACCTAACCAGACTTTCCATTTGATCACAAATGATACAGCACCATCATCATCTAGTATTTTTAATGATACTACGGATATGGCAAAGACTGAAGACACATCTCTAGGATCACGAATCCTGTGCACTATTTTTTTGACTTATTCCGTGATCATTTCGGTAGGTCTCCTTGGAAATGCTGTTCTCATCAAAGTCTTTTTCAAGATCAAGTCCATGCAAACAGTTCCAAACATTTTTATCACCAGTTTGGCTTTTGGAGATCTTTTGCTTCTAATAACATGTGTGCCAGTGGACGCGACCCAGTATATTGCGGATACCTGGTTATTTGGAAGACTCGGTTGCAAGCTTCTCTCTTTCATCCAGCTCACTTCAGTCGGCGTGTCGGTGTTCACACTAACTATTCTCAGTGCTGACAG ATACAAGGCAATAGTGAAGCCCCTGGAACTGCCAGCCTCGGATGCCTTCTTGAAGACCTGTGGGAAAGTTGGCTGTATCTGGATCCTCGCCATGGTTCTTGCTATCCCGGAGGCTGTATTCTCAGATTTATATCCTTTCTATAATCCTGAAAAAAATGAGTCTTTTGAAGCCTGCGCTCCTTATCCTGTTTCTGAAAAGAACAGGCAAGAGGCTCACTCTCTCCTATGCTTCTTGGTCTTCTACATTATTCCCCTTTCTGTCATTTCTGTCTACTATGTTCTGATTGCCAAAGCTCTTTACAAAAGCACCGTCGAAATACCCGCCGAAGAGCAAGAACATGCCCGCAAGCAG ATTGAATCCCGCAAGAGAGTTGCCAAGACGGTGCTGGTGCTGGTAGGGTTCTTTGCTATCTGCTGGCTGCCTAATCATATCCTTTACCTCTATCGGTCCTTCAATTACCGTTCTTCCATTGATTCCTCTACCCTTCATCTTATGGCCACCATTTTCTCTCGGGCTCTGGCTTTCAGCAATTCCTGTGTAAACCCCTTTGCTCTCTACTGGCTGAGCAAAACTTTCCGGCAGCATTTTAAAACACAAATCTTTTGTTTCAAATACAAATGTCCCAGGCGTTCGACTGTCACCAGGAATCTGACCACAGGTCTTGCTTCAGCTACTGGGAGCACCCAG GTGTGTTTTGCTTACAAATGgaacagagaggggaagaaactgagaaaggagGGGGGCAGAGAGAAGGATTTTCCTGAGGCCAGCATCTTCTGA